Proteins from a genomic interval of Actinoalloteichus hymeniacidonis:
- a CDS encoding ATP-binding cassette domain-containing protein, translated as MSEQPILQVQDLVVEFPGAGGTPFRAVSEVGFELHRGRTVGIVGESGCGKSTIARSIVRLQRPTSGRIVLDGTDITRLSERKLRPMRARIQMIFQDPYASLDPHLDAGDIVGEPLKLQGMKDSAQRRKAATDLLARVELPESAVDKRPDEFSGGQRQRIGIARALACKPDVLVCDEATSALDVSVQAQVIALLKDIQAESGVAFVVIAHNLGVVRELSDEVLVMRKGEVVEHGPAAQVLGDPAAEYTRQLRSAALDPTTITGRKPRYLLAAIGAGGIEEERTS; from the coding sequence ATGAGCGAGCAGCCGATCTTGCAGGTGCAGGACCTCGTCGTCGAATTCCCCGGTGCCGGCGGCACACCGTTCCGCGCGGTCTCCGAGGTCGGCTTCGAGCTGCACCGGGGGCGGACGGTGGGCATCGTCGGCGAATCCGGCTGCGGCAAGAGCACCATCGCCCGCAGCATCGTCCGATTGCAGCGCCCCACCTCCGGCCGCATCGTGTTGGACGGCACCGACATCACCCGGCTGTCCGAACGCAAGCTGCGACCGATGCGGGCCCGCATCCAGATGATCTTCCAGGACCCGTACGCCTCGCTCGATCCGCATCTGGACGCGGGCGACATCGTCGGCGAGCCGCTGAAGTTGCAGGGCATGAAGGATTCGGCGCAGCGCCGCAAGGCCGCCACCGACCTGCTCGCCCGCGTGGAACTGCCCGAGTCAGCGGTGGACAAGCGGCCGGACGAGTTCTCCGGCGGGCAACGCCAGCGCATCGGCATCGCCAGGGCGCTTGCCTGCAAGCCCGACGTGCTGGTCTGCGACGAGGCGACCAGCGCCCTGGACGTCTCGGTGCAGGCCCAGGTCATCGCCTTGCTCAAGGACATCCAGGCCGAGAGCGGCGTCGCCTTCGTGGTGATCGCCCACAACCTCGGCGTGGTGCGGGAGCTGAGCGACGAGGTGCTGGTGATGCGCAAGGGCGAGGTCGTGGAACACGGCCCCGCCGCCCAGGTTCTGGGCGATCCCGCTGCCGAGTACACCCGGCAACTGCGCAGCGCCGCGCTCGATCCGACCACGATCACCGGACGAAAGCCGCGATACCTGCTGGCCGCGATCGGCGCGGGCGGCATCGAGGAGGAAAGGACCTCATGA
- a CDS encoding ABC transporter ATP-binding protein, with the protein MSSLVEVEDLQIELVTGRGVVRAVDGVSLHVDPGETVTLIGESGSGKSTTAMGLLRLLPPGLAVLSGKALLMGHDVVADPASIAQLRGSVVGLIPQDPMTALSPVQTIGRRLTALVRLRNPGTSRRAARATARNLLEQVRVPDPDRLLDRYPHQLSGGLQQRVLIACALAGEPKLLIADEPTSALDVTVQAGVLSLLMDLQERTGVAILMITHDLGVARMVSDRVHVMKAGRFVESGEVEQVVDAPTHAYTQRLLAAVPSLTTKEAHA; encoded by the coding sequence ATGAGTTCCTTGGTCGAGGTCGAGGACCTACAAATCGAACTGGTCACCGGGCGCGGCGTCGTCCGAGCCGTCGACGGGGTCTCGCTGCACGTCGATCCGGGCGAGACGGTCACCCTGATCGGCGAGTCGGGCTCCGGGAAGTCGACGACCGCGATGGGCCTGCTGCGACTGCTGCCGCCGGGATTGGCCGTGTTGTCCGGCAAGGCCCTGCTGATGGGCCACGACGTGGTCGCGGATCCGGCGTCGATCGCGCAACTGCGCGGCAGCGTCGTCGGCCTCATCCCGCAGGACCCGATGACCGCGTTGAGCCCGGTGCAGACCATCGGCCGCAGGCTCACCGCGCTGGTCCGGCTCCGTAATCCCGGCACCAGCCGCCGTGCCGCGCGCGCCACCGCCCGGAATCTGTTGGAGCAGGTGCGGGTGCCCGACCCGGATCGGCTGCTGGACCGCTATCCGCACCAGCTCTCCGGCGGACTTCAACAGCGGGTGCTCATCGCCTGTGCACTGGCGGGCGAACCGAAACTGCTGATCGCCGACGAGCCGACCAGCGCACTGGACGTCACCGTGCAGGCGGGCGTGCTCAGCCTGCTGATGGACCTCCAGGAACGCACCGGGGTGGCGATTTTGATGATCACCCACGACCTCGGCGTCGCCCGGATGGTCTCCGACCGGGTGCACGTGATGAAGGCCGGTCGTTTCGTCGAGAGCGGCGAGGTCGAACAGGTGGTGGACGCGCCGACCCACGCCTACACCCAGCGGTTGTTGGCGGCCGTGCCCAGCTTGACGACGAAGGAGGCGCACGCATGA
- a CDS encoding ABC transporter permease: MTTTNTPETRPSRVKPRQLRDAGAARRSRTAKAKIWIGAVLTALVVLPVALANLLPLPDANEQDLSSRRLPPFSEGHLFGTDQLGRDLLARVLDGGQVSVLIGVLAVVVSGLIGLIAGAAAGYFGGWVDAVVSRVLEAQMSLPLLMMLLLVVALFGPSIPVITSVIAIAQWPEVARLTRSMVMVEREKPYVDAARTLGLMPSGVLFRHVVPNIVRQTSLVVLLLLAQAVLLESALSYLGAGPERPYATWGRLISDGQDYVTTSWWLVTLPGLVIVALVVGVNLLGDGLRDRTRRKKGATA; encoded by the coding sequence ATGACCACTACGAATACTCCGGAAACCCGGCCCAGCCGGGTGAAACCACGCCAGTTGCGCGATGCGGGCGCCGCTCGCCGCTCCCGCACCGCCAAGGCCAAGATCTGGATCGGCGCCGTGCTCACCGCGCTGGTCGTGCTTCCGGTGGCCCTGGCCAATCTCCTGCCGCTGCCGGACGCCAACGAGCAGGACCTCAGCTCCCGCCGACTGCCGCCCTTCTCCGAAGGCCACCTGTTCGGCACCGACCAACTCGGCCGCGACCTGCTGGCCAGGGTGCTCGACGGCGGCCAGGTCTCGGTACTCATCGGCGTGCTCGCGGTCGTGGTGTCCGGCCTGATCGGACTGATCGCGGGCGCCGCCGCCGGTTACTTCGGCGGCTGGGTGGATGCGGTGGTCTCCCGGGTGTTGGAAGCCCAGATGTCGTTGCCGCTGCTGATGATGCTGCTGCTCGTGGTGGCGTTGTTCGGTCCGTCCATCCCGGTGATCACCTCGGTCATCGCCATCGCCCAATGGCCGGAGGTCGCGCGGCTGACCCGGTCGATGGTGATGGTGGAACGCGAGAAGCCCTATGTGGACGCGGCGCGCACCCTCGGGCTGATGCCCTCCGGCGTGCTGTTCCGGCACGTCGTGCCCAACATCGTTCGCCAGACCAGCCTCGTCGTGCTGTTGCTGCTCGCCCAGGCGGTGCTGCTGGAGAGCGCGCTGAGCTACCTCGGCGCCGGACCGGAACGCCCGTACGCCACCTGGGGTCGGCTCATCTCCGACGGTCAGGACTACGTCACCACCTCGTGGTGGCTGGTGACCCTGCCCGGTCTGGTGATCGTGGCGCTCGTCGTCGGCGTCAACCTGCTCGGCGACGGACTTCGCGACCGCACCCGGCGCAAGAAGGGAGCCACGGCATGA
- a CDS encoding ABC transporter permease — MTRYILKRLGQSALVVMLTVSTVFVLIRMAPGDPAAAFAAPNASSEDLAAIRTELGLDGSILSQYLTFLGQLFTGDMGTSYSFRAPAFDVVLDRVPYTLTLASASVLLTALIALPLGIWMASRADTARETGANIATVAAQSMPEFWSGIMLLTVFSVLVPVLPSSGFTTWAGLVLPAVTVALLQIALISRLVRREMVGNLNSHYLTVARAHGFGERRLIWGYALSNSIIPVITALGTRFAAMLNGVVVVEVVFSWPGVGSLVVRALETRDYPLIQATVLVTAALAVLVQLLIDLLYPLLDPRVRLGKATAR, encoded by the coding sequence GTGACGAGGTACATCCTCAAACGGTTAGGCCAGAGCGCGCTGGTCGTCATGCTCACCGTGTCGACCGTCTTCGTGCTGATCAGGATGGCACCGGGCGACCCGGCCGCCGCCTTCGCCGCGCCGAACGCCAGCTCCGAGGACCTGGCGGCGATCCGCACCGAACTCGGCCTCGACGGCTCGATCCTCTCGCAGTACCTGACCTTCCTCGGGCAGTTGTTCACCGGCGACATGGGCACCTCGTACTCGTTCCGGGCCCCCGCCTTCGACGTGGTGCTCGATCGGGTGCCCTACACGCTCACCCTGGCTTCGGCCTCGGTGCTGCTCACCGCGCTGATCGCCCTGCCGCTGGGCATCTGGATGGCCAGCCGGGCGGACACCGCGCGGGAGACCGGCGCGAACATCGCCACCGTCGCGGCCCAGTCGATGCCGGAGTTCTGGAGCGGCATCATGCTGCTCACCGTCTTCTCCGTGCTGGTACCGGTGCTGCCGTCCTCCGGCTTCACCACCTGGGCCGGGCTGGTGCTGCCCGCAGTCACCGTCGCGCTGTTGCAGATCGCGTTGATCTCCCGGCTGGTCCGGCGGGAGATGGTCGGCAACCTCAACTCGCACTATCTGACGGTCGCGCGGGCCCACGGCTTCGGCGAGCGGCGGCTGATCTGGGGATACGCGCTGAGCAACTCGATCATTCCGGTGATCACCGCGCTGGGCACCCGCTTCGCCGCGATGCTCAACGGCGTCGTCGTGGTGGAGGTCGTCTTCTCCTGGCCGGGCGTCGGTTCGCTGGTCGTTCGCGCGCTGGAGACGCGGGACTACCCGCTGATCCAGGCGACGGTCCTGGTCACCGCAGCGCTGGCCGTCCTCGTCCAACTGCTCATCGACCTGTTGTACCCGCTGCTCGACCCGCGGGTCCGGCTCGGAAAGGCCACGGCGCGATGA
- a CDS encoding ABC transporter substrate-binding protein has product MQTKMSRRTLLKALGLAGGLAATGVVTGCAGPTGGPPPGSVTLGLNRSLVSLDNKLNQFDAAVTVQRAVRQGLTRIGPDLAPVPVLADRFELTAPTQWTVRLRDDIRYSDGSPVAIDDIGTALEMYRQVNGSYLAAFFPEWPEVVPVDDRTFTLETNRPLPVLDYLMANILITPAKDNIPEELQTGIGTGPYVVTASNRGTGDYSLRRNEKYWGDRPSIEQVRVRFTPEESNRVVALRSGELDLIDTISPDSAEQLEGLADVQIDRVRGTRINQLFYNFRKPEDHPLSKASVRQALSLAIDGDVLAKDILADSVRPARGPVAETLNGSVVCGDYTYDPRRAKQMLEAEGIADGDLRLTLIWETGEFASDTTVMEAVMQMLGEIGVGVTLRQFEPGGDIPAWRQGRGGDWDILGNGYASPVGAALPILQGMYGGTPEREQTRDTYQGYVNTEVVAKLDEAYAEVDPDRRQEITAEIQQIVWDSWPSMWAFVPNSVLAYRTRVTGVSLEATNSYQLEHIGLEA; this is encoded by the coding sequence ATGCAGACAAAGATGTCCCGGAGAACGCTGCTCAAGGCGCTTGGCCTCGCCGGGGGATTGGCCGCGACCGGTGTCGTCACCGGCTGCGCGGGTCCCACGGGCGGGCCGCCACCCGGCTCGGTCACCCTGGGTCTCAACCGCTCGCTGGTCTCACTCGACAACAAGCTCAACCAGTTCGACGCCGCGGTCACCGTGCAGCGCGCGGTGCGCCAAGGACTGACCCGGATCGGACCGGATCTCGCGCCCGTGCCGGTGTTGGCCGACCGATTCGAGCTGACCGCGCCGACCCAATGGACGGTCCGGCTGCGCGACGACATCCGCTACTCCGACGGCAGCCCGGTCGCCATCGACGACATCGGCACGGCGCTGGAGATGTATCGGCAGGTCAATGGCTCCTACCTCGCGGCCTTCTTCCCCGAATGGCCCGAGGTCGTGCCCGTCGACGACCGCACCTTCACGCTGGAGACCAATCGGCCGCTGCCGGTTCTGGACTACCTGATGGCCAACATCCTGATCACCCCGGCCAAGGACAACATCCCCGAGGAGCTCCAGACCGGTATCGGCACCGGGCCCTACGTCGTCACCGCCTCCAACCGGGGTACCGGCGACTACAGCCTGCGCCGCAACGAGAAGTACTGGGGCGATCGGCCCAGCATCGAGCAGGTGCGGGTCCGGTTCACCCCGGAGGAGTCCAACCGCGTCGTCGCACTGCGCTCCGGCGAACTCGACCTCATCGACACGATCAGCCCCGACTCGGCCGAACAGCTCGAAGGGCTCGCCGATGTGCAGATCGACCGCGTCAGGGGCACCCGGATCAACCAGCTCTTCTACAACTTCCGCAAGCCCGAGGACCACCCGCTGTCCAAGGCCTCGGTGCGCCAGGCGCTCTCGCTGGCCATCGATGGCGACGTGCTGGCCAAGGACATCCTCGCCGACTCGGTGCGCCCGGCCAGGGGACCGGTGGCCGAGACCCTCAACGGCTCCGTCGTCTGCGGCGACTACACCTACGACCCGCGTCGAGCCAAGCAGATGTTGGAGGCCGAGGGCATCGCCGATGGCGACCTGCGGCTGACGCTGATCTGGGAGACCGGCGAGTTCGCCAGCGACACCACGGTCATGGAGGCCGTGATGCAGATGCTCGGCGAGATCGGCGTCGGCGTCACCCTGCGCCAGTTCGAACCGGGCGGCGACATCCCCGCCTGGCGGCAGGGCCGGGGCGGCGACTGGGACATCCTCGGCAACGGTTACGCCTCGCCGGTCGGCGCGGCCTTGCCGATCCTGCAGGGGATGTACGGCGGGACGCCGGAACGCGAACAGACCCGCGACACCTACCAGGGCTACGTCAACACCGAGGTCGTCGCGAAGCTCGACGAGGCCTACGCCGAGGTCGACCCCGACCGCAGGCAGGAGATCACCGCCGAGATCCAGCAGATCGTGTGGGATTCCTGGCCGAGTATGTGGGCGTTCGTGCCCAATTCGGTGCTGGCCTACCGAACCAGGGTCACCGGGGTGTCCTTGGAAGCCACCAACTCCTACCAACTCGAGCACATCGGTCTGGAGGCGTGA
- the pdxA gene encoding 4-hydroxythreonine-4-phosphate dehydrogenase PdxA, with product MSTPLPVIAITMGDGAGIGPEVVAGALAEATVYERCRPLVIGDAGRLRQAAALMNAEVEVVAVGSIAEASFTRGRIDVIDLGLLPEDLAWGKLSATAGDAAYQYIRVASELALAGEAHAICTAPLNKEALHAAGHLYPGHTEMLAALTGTEEVSMMLSTPKVKVIHVTTHIGLIAAIAKIEPGLVERTVRRGHTAIKASGVAEPVIGVCAINPHAGENGLFGEGEEAEKITPAIERLQADGIDARGPLPADTAFFLAGRGDYDLIVAMYHDQGHGPVKVLGIEAGVNITVGLPVIRTSVDHGTAFDIAGTGTAEVGSMIEALRQAADLAPISVS from the coding sequence GTGAGCACGCCACTACCCGTGATCGCCATCACGATGGGAGACGGTGCAGGCATCGGCCCGGAGGTCGTCGCAGGCGCCCTCGCCGAGGCGACCGTGTACGAGCGCTGCAGGCCACTGGTGATCGGCGACGCGGGCAGATTGCGCCAGGCCGCGGCACTGATGAACGCCGAGGTCGAGGTCGTCGCCGTCGGCTCCATCGCCGAGGCGAGCTTCACCCGGGGCCGGATCGACGTGATCGACCTCGGCTTACTGCCCGAGGACCTCGCCTGGGGCAAGCTGAGCGCCACGGCGGGCGACGCGGCCTACCAGTACATCCGAGTGGCCTCCGAGCTGGCGCTCGCGGGTGAGGCGCACGCGATCTGCACCGCGCCGTTGAACAAGGAGGCGCTGCACGCCGCCGGGCACCTCTACCCCGGCCACACCGAGATGCTCGCCGCCCTGACCGGCACCGAAGAGGTGTCGATGATGCTCTCGACGCCCAAGGTCAAGGTCATCCACGTGACCACGCACATCGGCCTGATCGCGGCCATCGCCAAGATCGAACCCGGCCTGGTCGAGCGGACCGTCCGCCGAGGTCACACCGCCATCAAGGCCTCCGGCGTGGCCGAGCCCGTCATCGGCGTGTGCGCGATCAACCCGCACGCGGGCGAGAACGGCCTGTTCGGCGAGGGCGAGGAAGCGGAGAAGATCACTCCCGCCATCGAGCGGCTACAGGCCGACGGCATCGACGCCCGGGGGCCGCTGCCCGCCGACACCGCCTTCTTCCTCGCGGGCCGGGGCGACTACGACCTCATCGTGGCGATGTACCACGACCAGGGCCACGGCCCGGTCAAGGTGCTCGGCATCGAGGCGGGCGTCAACATCACCGTCGGGCTCCCGGTCATCCGCACCTCCGTGGACCACGGAACGGCCTTCGACATCGCCGGAACCGGGACCGCCGAGGTCGGTAGCATGATCGAGGCACTACGTCAGGCCGCAGACCTGGCCCCGATCTCCGTCAGCTGA
- a CDS encoding DeoR/GlpR family DNA-binding transcription regulator: MPRDSEIRRKSIVQMASSGLANVEELSERFGVTASTIRRDLAQLERSGALARTYGGAMALVAHPESSLRQRVGEQFDAKRGIARWAARQIGAGETVLLDAGTTTGALAHELRAAPALTVVTTGMTALQELAASDSVTVECLGGVLRPRSLGFIGPLAEAALERRTFDRVFLGADGVTAKEGICEADIRQTRLKELMARRSDRVYLLAHGAKVGRRPFHAWAPMPAQWTLVTDRSASEEALEPFRARGVDVIVTDINGEVTSAVGAAALAETAALGVELDSRDAEPLDIEQTHGVEPA; encoded by the coding sequence GTGCCTCGTGACTCCGAAATCCGCCGGAAGTCCATCGTGCAGATGGCCAGCAGCGGGCTGGCCAACGTCGAAGAGCTATCCGAGCGCTTCGGGGTCACCGCGTCGACCATCCGCCGCGACCTCGCGCAGTTGGAACGGTCGGGGGCACTGGCTCGCACCTACGGCGGCGCGATGGCGCTCGTCGCGCACCCCGAGTCCAGCCTTCGGCAGCGCGTCGGTGAACAGTTCGACGCCAAGCGCGGCATCGCCCGTTGGGCGGCCCGACAGATCGGCGCGGGCGAGACGGTGCTGCTGGACGCCGGCACCACGACCGGGGCTCTCGCGCACGAACTCCGGGCCGCGCCCGCGCTGACGGTGGTCACCACCGGGATGACCGCGTTGCAGGAGTTGGCCGCCTCCGACAGCGTGACGGTCGAATGCCTCGGCGGCGTGCTGCGGCCTAGGAGCCTGGGATTCATCGGGCCGCTCGCCGAGGCGGCCCTGGAACGACGCACCTTCGACCGGGTCTTCCTCGGCGCGGACGGCGTGACGGCCAAAGAGGGCATCTGCGAGGCCGACATCCGCCAGACCAGGCTCAAGGAGCTGATGGCGCGACGCAGTGACCGTGTCTACCTCCTCGCCCACGGCGCCAAGGTCGGCAGGCGGCCCTTCCACGCCTGGGCCCCGATGCCCGCGCAATGGACCCTGGTGACCGATCGATCGGCTTCGGAGGAGGCGCTGGAGCCGTTTCGCGCCCGGGGAGTCGACGTCATCGTCACCGACATCAACGGCGAGGTCACCTCGGCCGTCGGGGCGGCGGCGCTGGCCGAGACGGCGGCGCTGGGCGTCGAACTGGATTCGCGGGACGCCGAGCCGCTGGATATCGAGCAGACCCACGGCGTCGAACCGGCCTGA
- a CDS encoding right-handed parallel beta-helix repeat-containing protein produces MTELFVCPTGDDSAPGSADRPFATLRRAQQAAREADGEVLVQLRAGTHLLTETLEFTERDSAAKGSRISYQAYGFGTDEQELVEVSGGRRITDWQVRDGIWSADVGELDFRQLSVDGKRVERAGIEAIPGSTRRTDTGYVTDSAEPLQWRAPGVELVFRGVYPWTEARCAVAEIVQDGENTEIRMAQPAFSWGTDLYRSAWEGEQMTGLPLPSRVENDPAFLTEPGTFALDRSRPGRHVLNYLPRAGEDPQRTRVVVPVLEKLIHATGTRDVSFRGLVFADATWLRPGGDLGFLHYHANGYHDGGALDTVVVIEDQAWVTVPTEAKTMPACLSFAETSGIRFDRCRFTRLGAAGLGVLGGADLTVRGCDFDTLAGSAISVDGGTHTVIEDNRVQRIGLDYSGSPGIALSNTVDCTVAHNEVSDVPHCGITAGPGRGTRILRNLTTDTMGVLADGGGIYLSGPQGDRADNGAVIAGNVIIDTRTPYNFGLYTDYGAAWVTVEGNVVQRADSTAVLLVSPPLEHVTYRGNFWDADPIGSQEIPDGVDYLDNRTVTDETEFEAATARIRARAGLLRDTAD; encoded by the coding sequence ATGACCGAACTCTTCGTGTGCCCGACCGGCGACGACTCCGCGCCCGGTAGCGCCGATCGACCCTTCGCGACTCTGCGACGAGCCCAGCAAGCGGCCCGCGAGGCCGACGGCGAGGTCCTGGTGCAGCTCAGGGCGGGCACCCACCTGCTCACCGAGACTCTGGAGTTCACCGAACGGGATTCCGCCGCCAAGGGCAGCCGGATCAGCTACCAGGCCTACGGATTCGGCACCGACGAACAGGAGTTAGTCGAGGTCAGCGGTGGTCGACGGATCACGGATTGGCAGGTGCGGGACGGCATCTGGTCGGCGGATGTCGGTGAACTGGACTTCCGGCAGCTGTCGGTGGACGGCAAGCGCGTCGAACGCGCCGGTATCGAGGCGATCCCCGGTTCGACCCGCCGAACCGACACGGGTTACGTCACGGACAGCGCCGAACCGTTGCAGTGGCGGGCGCCCGGCGTCGAACTGGTCTTCCGAGGGGTTTATCCGTGGACCGAGGCGCGTTGTGCCGTCGCGGAGATCGTCCAAGACGGGGAGAACACCGAGATCCGTATGGCCCAGCCCGCCTTCTCCTGGGGCACCGATCTCTATCGGTCGGCCTGGGAGGGCGAGCAGATGACGGGGCTGCCGCTGCCGAGCCGAGTGGAGAACGACCCCGCATTCCTGACCGAACCCGGCACCTTCGCGCTGGATCGCTCCCGCCCCGGTCGGCATGTGCTGAACTACCTGCCGCGTGCGGGCGAAGATCCGCAACGCACTCGGGTGGTGGTCCCGGTGCTGGAGAAGTTGATTCACGCCACCGGAACCCGGGACGTCTCGTTCCGAGGGCTGGTCTTCGCCGATGCCACCTGGCTGCGGCCCGGCGGCGACCTCGGTTTCCTGCACTATCACGCCAACGGCTATCACGACGGCGGCGCTCTCGACACCGTTGTCGTGATCGAGGACCAGGCCTGGGTCACCGTGCCGACGGAGGCCAAGACCATGCCTGCGTGCTTGAGTTTCGCGGAGACCAGCGGAATTCGGTTCGACCGCTGTCGCTTCACCCGGCTCGGCGCTGCCGGGTTGGGCGTTCTCGGCGGCGCGGACCTGACGGTGCGCGGCTGCGACTTCGACACCCTCGCGGGCTCGGCGATCTCGGTCGACGGTGGCACCCACACGGTGATCGAGGACAACCGAGTCCAGCGCATCGGCCTGGACTACTCCGGTTCACCCGGCATCGCGTTGTCGAACACGGTTGATTGCACGGTGGCGCACAACGAGGTGTCCGATGTCCCGCACTGCGGAATCACCGCAGGTCCGGGCCGGGGAACCAGAATCCTGCGCAATCTCACCACCGACACCATGGGCGTGCTCGCGGACGGCGGCGGCATCTACCTCTCCGGCCCGCAGGGCGACCGTGCGGACAACGGCGCGGTGATCGCCGGAAACGTCATCATCGACACCCGGACGCCCTACAACTTCGGGCTCTACACCGATTACGGGGCGGCCTGGGTGACCGTTGAGGGCAATGTGGTCCAGCGCGCCGACAGCACGGCGGTACTGCTGGTCAGCCCACCGTTGGAGCACGTGACCTACCGGGGCAACTTCTGGGATGCCGACCCCATCGGCAGCCAAGAGATCCCCGACGGAGTCGACTACCTGGACAACCGGACGGTGACCGACGAGACCGAGTTCGAGGCGGCCACCGCGCGGATCCGCGCCCGCGCAGGCCTGCTGCGCGACACCGCCGACTAG
- a CDS encoding TetR/AcrR family transcriptional regulator, with amino-acid sequence MASGKADDPDHGVELLWREQARDARPGLTLDRIVRAAIEVADADGLTGLSMRKIADRLGFTSMSLYRHVPGRDHLVDLMRDVALGEPDEVGELSGWRAQLEELVRQGLELRKRHPWLAEVRTTRFVPGPNVMAHYEALLRSVAASGLPPTEVVATVNLIGRWVDAESLVALETAQAEQRSEVSHEQWWGERDSLYAEFDRYPTLTALWEGGGFDRPVDPFEFGLARILDGVELLIAQHRDERRDEITERDSRCAVCGNPVVQPSSGRPRAYCSRACQQRAYRQRRSG; translated from the coding sequence ATGGCAAGTGGCAAGGCGGACGATCCCGATCACGGCGTCGAGCTGCTGTGGCGGGAGCAGGCACGCGATGCGCGGCCCGGGTTGACCCTGGATCGCATCGTGCGGGCCGCCATCGAGGTGGCCGACGCGGATGGTTTGACGGGGCTGTCCATGCGCAAGATCGCCGATCGGCTCGGCTTCACCAGCATGTCGCTCTACCGACACGTACCCGGCCGCGACCACCTGGTGGACCTGATGCGCGATGTCGCGTTGGGCGAACCGGACGAGGTCGGCGAGCTGTCCGGTTGGCGAGCACAGCTGGAGGAACTTGTCCGACAGGGACTGGAACTGCGGAAACGACATCCCTGGCTCGCGGAGGTTCGTACCACCCGATTCGTCCCCGGACCGAACGTGATGGCGCACTACGAGGCGCTGCTGCGCAGCGTCGCGGCCAGCGGCCTACCGCCCACCGAGGTGGTTGCCACCGTCAATCTCATCGGACGGTGGGTCGATGCCGAATCACTGGTCGCCCTGGAGACCGCGCAGGCCGAGCAGCGCAGCGAGGTCAGCCATGAGCAGTGGTGGGGCGAACGCGACTCGCTCTACGCCGAGTTCGACCGCTACCCGACCCTGACAGCACTCTGGGAGGGCGGCGGATTCGATCGACCAGTCGACCCCTTCGAGTTCGGGCTGGCCCGCATCCTGGACGGCGTCGAGCTTCTGATCGCACAGCATCGTGATGAAAGACGTGATGAAATTACCGAGCGGGACTCACGCTGTGCGGTCTGTGGGAATCCCGTGGTGCAACCGTCGTCCGGACGACCGCGTGCGTACTGCTCCCGAGCCTGCCAGCAACGCGCTTACCGACAGCGTAGATCCGGCTGA